Proteins co-encoded in one Cytobacillus sp. NJ13 genomic window:
- the alaS gene encoding alanine--tRNA ligase — MKQLSGAEIRRMFLDFFKEKGHAVEPSASLVPHEDPSLLWINSGVATLKKYFDGRVIPENPRITNAQKSIRTNDIENVGKTARHHTFFEMLGNFSIGDYFKEEAIIWAWEFLTDKNWIGFEEEKLSVTIHPEDDEAFKIWREKVGVPEERIIRLEGNFWDIGEGPSGPNTEIFYDRGPEYGNDPEDPELYPGGENERYLEVWNLVFSEFNHNPDGTYTPLPKKNIDTGMGLERMASVVQNVPTNFDTDLFMPIIRGTEEISGKKYGASKETDVAFKVIADHIRTVAFAVGDGALPSNEGRGYVLRRLLRRAVRYAKQININEPFMYDLVPVVGEIMHDFYPEVKEKTEFIQKVIKNEEERFHETLHEGLAILSSVIKKEKEKGSVTIQGEDVFRLYDTYGFPVELTEEYAEEEGMKVDHAGFEKEMEGQRERARSARQDVDSMQVQGGVLGELKTESVFVGYEKLQTETRVAAIVKEGQLIEEAHAGEEVQLILNETPFYAESGGQIADQGTLEAEGLKVSIKDVQKAPNGQNLHRAVVEEGTLKAEASVLASVNEQIRSKVIKNHTATHLLHQALKDVLGSHVNQAGSLVGPDRLRFDFSHFGQITSEELEKVEAIVNEQIWQSLEVDINFKDIDEAKAMGAMALFGEKYGKIVRVVQVGDYSLELCGGCHVPNTSSIGLFKIQSESGIGAGTRRIEAVTGEAAYKLMNDQIHVLKEASGKLKTNPKDLSSRIDVLLGEMKQLQRENESLAAKLGNIEAGSLVSKAIEVNGVTVLAEKVQASDMNNLRNMADDLKQKLGSAVVVLGSVNEGKVNIIAGVTDDLIKKGFHAGKAVKEVAAKCGGGGGGRPDMAQAGGKDPEKLESALQFVEEWVKSV; from the coding sequence ATGAAACAATTATCAGGTGCTGAAATACGCCGAATGTTTTTAGACTTCTTCAAGGAGAAAGGACACGCTGTTGAACCCAGCGCTTCCCTAGTCCCTCACGAAGACCCTTCCCTGCTTTGGATTAATAGTGGTGTCGCCACTCTGAAAAAATATTTTGACGGCCGTGTCATCCCTGAGAATCCAAGGATTACAAATGCCCAAAAATCCATCCGCACCAACGATATTGAAAATGTAGGCAAAACAGCAAGGCACCATACATTTTTTGAAATGCTGGGCAATTTTTCAATTGGTGATTACTTTAAAGAAGAAGCAATCATTTGGGCTTGGGAGTTTTTGACTGATAAAAATTGGATTGGTTTTGAAGAAGAAAAGCTATCTGTTACGATTCATCCCGAAGATGACGAAGCTTTTAAAATCTGGCGGGAAAAAGTAGGAGTTCCGGAAGAAAGAATTATCCGCCTGGAAGGAAACTTCTGGGATATCGGAGAAGGCCCAAGTGGTCCAAATACAGAAATCTTCTATGATCGCGGACCTGAATATGGAAATGATCCGGAAGATCCCGAACTATACCCTGGCGGTGAAAACGAGCGGTATTTAGAAGTTTGGAACCTTGTGTTTTCTGAATTCAACCATAATCCAGATGGCACCTATACGCCTCTTCCAAAGAAAAATATTGATACCGGGATGGGACTTGAACGGATGGCATCTGTCGTTCAAAATGTGCCTACCAACTTTGATACAGATCTATTTATGCCAATTATCCGCGGAACAGAAGAAATCTCGGGCAAGAAATATGGAGCTTCTAAAGAAACGGATGTTGCATTTAAAGTTATTGCCGATCATATCCGTACAGTAGCATTTGCAGTGGGGGATGGTGCACTGCCTTCCAATGAAGGACGGGGTTATGTATTGAGAAGATTGCTTCGCCGTGCAGTCAGATATGCCAAGCAAATCAATATAAACGAGCCATTCATGTATGATTTGGTGCCGGTAGTAGGAGAAATAATGCATGACTTCTATCCGGAAGTAAAAGAAAAAACAGAATTTATCCAAAAGGTCATCAAAAACGAAGAAGAACGTTTCCATGAAACACTCCATGAAGGTCTTGCCATCCTATCTTCTGTTATTAAGAAAGAAAAGGAAAAAGGCAGTGTTACGATTCAGGGAGAAGATGTCTTCCGACTTTATGATACGTACGGATTCCCGGTAGAATTAACTGAGGAATATGCGGAAGAAGAAGGTATGAAAGTGGATCATGCCGGATTTGAAAAGGAAATGGAAGGACAGCGCGAGCGTGCACGTTCAGCGCGTCAGGATGTAGATTCCATGCAAGTCCAAGGCGGCGTATTAGGGGAACTGAAAACTGAAAGCGTATTTGTTGGATACGAAAAGCTCCAGACAGAAACAAGAGTAGCTGCGATTGTGAAGGAAGGGCAATTAATTGAAGAAGCTCATGCGGGTGAAGAAGTTCAGCTGATCCTGAATGAAACACCATTTTACGCAGAGAGCGGCGGACAGATAGCGGACCAGGGAACTCTTGAAGCAGAGGGTTTAAAGGTTTCCATTAAGGATGTTCAAAAAGCGCCAAATGGACAAAACCTTCATAGAGCTGTCGTTGAAGAAGGAACGCTGAAGGCTGAAGCATCTGTATTGGCTTCAGTAAATGAGCAAATCCGTTCTAAGGTAATCAAGAATCACACTGCAACTCACTTGCTTCATCAGGCTTTAAAAGATGTATTGGGAAGCCATGTCAACCAGGCTGGATCCCTTGTAGGCCCTGATCGCCTGCGCTTTGACTTCTCCCATTTCGGGCAAATTACCTCTGAAGAACTTGAGAAGGTTGAGGCTATTGTCAACGAACAAATTTGGCAAAGCCTTGAAGTTGATATCAATTTCAAGGATATTGATGAGGCAAAGGCAATGGGGGCTATGGCTCTATTTGGTGAGAAATATGGCAAGATTGTCCGTGTTGTTCAGGTTGGGGATTACAGTCTTGAGCTTTGCGGCGGGTGCCATGTTCCGAACACTTCTTCTATCGGATTGTTTAAGATTCAATCGGAAAGTGGAATTGGGGCTGGAACACGCAGAATTGAAGCTGTAACTGGCGAGGCTGCATATAAGCTGATGAATGACCAGATTCATGTTTTAAAAGAAGCTTCAGGCAAATTAAAAACCAATCCAAAAGATTTGTCTTCAAGAATTGATGTGCTGCTTGGAGAAATGAAGCAGCTGCAGCGGGAAAACGAATCTTTAGCTGCAAAATTGGGCAATATTGAAGCAGGGAGCCTGGTATCAAAGGCAATAGAAGTCAACGGCGTTACTGTTCTTGCTGAGAAGGTTCAGGCGTCAGACATGAATAATCTGCGCAATATGGCCGACGATTTAAAACAAAAACTCGGATCTGCAGTTGTGGTATTAGGCAGTGTAAATGAGGGTAAAGTGAATATTATAGCAGGGGTAACAGATGATCTGATCAAAAAAGGCTTCCATGCAGGCAAAGCGGTAAAAGAAGTCGCTGCAAAATGCGGAGGCGGCGGAGGCGGCCGTCCGGACATGGCCCAGGCTGGCGGAAAAGACCCGGAAAAACTTGAAAGTGCTCTGCAATTTGTGGAAGAATGGGTTAAATCCGTTTGA
- a CDS encoding IreB family regulatory phosphoprotein, whose translation MSSFDKTMRFNFPEEPIEQDVNEVLFQVYGALQEKGYNPINQIVGYLLSGDPAYIPRHKDARNIIRKLERDEIIEELVKSYLKQQREG comes from the coding sequence ATGAGCTCATTTGATAAAACAATGAGGTTCAATTTTCCTGAAGAACCAATCGAACAAGATGTGAATGAAGTTCTTTTTCAAGTTTATGGGGCCCTCCAGGAAAAAGGGTATAACCCTATTAACCAAATTGTCGGTTATCTGCTGTCCGGGGATCCAGCTTACATTCCCCGCCATAAGGATGCCCGCAATATCATCCGTAAACTTGAACGGGATGAGATCATCGAAGAATTGGTTAAGTCATACTTAAAACAGCAGCGTGAGGGATAA
- the ruvX gene encoding Holliday junction resolvase RuvX, which translates to MRTMGLDVGSKTVGVALSDALGWTAQGLETIKISEEEKEFGFERISEIIKEHEVSKIVVGLPKNMNGTIGPRGEASQFYASELEKLFGLPVVLWDERLSTMAAERVLLEADVSRKKRKKVIDKMAAVMILQGFLNSQI; encoded by the coding sequence ATGCGGACTATGGGACTGGATGTCGGCTCTAAGACAGTCGGCGTCGCTCTAAGCGATGCGCTTGGATGGACAGCGCAGGGCTTGGAAACCATCAAAATCAGCGAGGAAGAAAAAGAGTTTGGTTTTGAAAGAATTAGTGAAATAATAAAAGAGCATGAAGTCAGTAAAATTGTTGTCGGCTTGCCAAAAAATATGAATGGAACCATTGGCCCCCGAGGTGAAGCAAGCCAATTCTATGCTTCAGAGCTGGAAAAGCTATTTGGTCTTCCAGTCGTATTATGGGACGAGCGTCTCTCTACGATGGCAGCTGAAAGAGTTTTGCTTGAAGCGGATGTCAGCCGCAAAAAACGGAAAAAGGTCATTGATAAAATGGCAGCCGTCATGATTTTACAAGGCTTTTTAAATAGCCAAATTTAA
- a CDS encoding DUF1292 domain-containing protein, with protein MNHGDNNITVIDEEGNEQLCEVLFTFDSEEFGKSYVLYYPVGADENDDEEIEIHASAFSPSEDSKDGELQPIETEEEWDLIEEMLNTFLDEQED; from the coding sequence ATGAACCATGGAGATAACAACATTACTGTAATTGACGAGGAAGGCAACGAGCAGCTTTGCGAAGTATTGTTCACGTTTGATTCCGAAGAATTCGGCAAGTCATATGTCCTGTACTACCCAGTGGGGGCAGATGAAAATGACGATGAAGAAATTGAAATTCACGCATCTGCATTCAGCCCAAGCGAAGACAGCAAGGATGGCGAGCTTCAGCCGATCGAAACAGAAGAGGAATGGGATTTAATTGAAGAAATGCTTAACACATTCCTTGATGAGCAAGAAGATTAA
- the mltG gene encoding endolytic transglycosylase MltG yields the protein MSADDKKGKKEIIREKMIERQGEAKVVRKIVMIVAIILLISAAAVIGGGYFYINSALKPVDPDNDKSKKVEIPIGSSVTGIGNVLEENGIIRDARVFKYYVKFKNEAGFMAGEYELKPSMNMKEILDSLKTGKVMEEMAFKITIPEGKQLEQISGIIAEKTDKKPEDVLKKLNDKAFIESLIAEYPELLTKEILAENIKYPLEGYLFPATYPFYKEDPTIEEIVKVMLDKTASVIKEYRGDMEQREYTPHKLLTMASLIEEEATAKVDRDQIASVFYNRIDTGMPLQTDPTVLYAHGEHKSRVLYKDLEIDSPYNTYKYPGLTPGPIANAGVSSIEAALVPAETDYLYFLATSTGEVLFSKTLDEHNQKKAQHITNN from the coding sequence ATGTCGGCAGACGATAAAAAAGGGAAAAAAGAAATAATACGCGAAAAAATGATTGAGCGCCAAGGTGAAGCGAAAGTAGTCCGGAAAATTGTAATGATAGTTGCAATCATATTATTAATCTCAGCTGCTGCAGTGATTGGCGGCGGATATTTTTATATTAATTCAGCTTTAAAGCCTGTTGATCCCGACAATGATAAGTCAAAGAAAGTAGAAATACCAATCGGTTCATCTGTTACAGGAATCGGCAATGTTCTTGAAGAAAATGGGATTATCAGGGATGCGCGTGTCTTTAAATATTATGTAAAATTTAAAAATGAAGCTGGATTCATGGCTGGAGAATATGAATTGAAGCCTTCCATGAACATGAAGGAAATCCTGGATAGCTTGAAAACAGGTAAGGTTATGGAAGAAATGGCTTTTAAGATCACCATTCCGGAGGGAAAACAGCTTGAGCAGATCTCAGGAATTATTGCCGAAAAGACTGATAAAAAACCTGAAGACGTTTTGAAGAAACTCAATGATAAAGCTTTTATTGAGTCTTTAATAGCAGAATATCCTGAATTGCTGACAAAGGAAATCCTTGCAGAGAATATTAAGTATCCCCTAGAAGGATACTTATTCCCGGCAACCTATCCTTTTTACAAAGAAGATCCGACTATAGAGGAAATTGTCAAAGTTATGCTCGATAAAACGGCATCAGTTATTAAAGAGTATAGAGGTGACATGGAGCAGCGGGAATACACCCCCCACAAATTGTTGACAATGGCATCGCTCATAGAGGAAGAAGCAACCGCGAAAGTAGACCGTGATCAGATTGCGAGTGTTTTCTACAATCGGATAGACACAGGAATGCCGCTGCAGACAGATCCAACTGTCCTGTATGCACATGGAGAACATAAATCAAGGGTCCTATATAAAGACTTGGAGATCGACTCGCCATACAACACATATAAGTATCCTGGACTGACGCCCGGACCAATTGCCAATGCCGGCGTTTCATCAATTGAAGCAGCATTGGTGCCGGCAGAGACAGATTACCTGTACTTCCTGGCTACATCTACAGGAGAAGTGCTTTTCTCAAAAACTCTAGATGAGCATAACCAAAAGAAAGCACAGCATATTACAAATAATTAA
- a CDS encoding O-methyltransferase, which produces MNDKLHAYIEEIIPERPHLLNKMERYAKEHNVPIMELAGIEAMLQLLRIQKPKAILEVGTAIGYSALRMAFAVPEAKIVTIERDVERYQLAEQYIDEARKKEQILIIKGDALEVEEDVKKHGPYDAIFIDAAKGQYQRFFELYSRYLSDDGVIITDNVLFKGLVCESDIENKRIRNLVKKIDMFNKWLMSHPEYHTVILPVGDGVAISKKR; this is translated from the coding sequence ATGAATGATAAGCTGCATGCATATATAGAGGAAATAATACCTGAAAGACCACACTTACTGAACAAAATGGAGCGATACGCCAAGGAACATAATGTTCCGATCATGGAACTGGCAGGAATCGAGGCGATGCTTCAGCTTTTGCGCATCCAAAAGCCGAAAGCGATTTTGGAAGTAGGCACGGCAATTGGCTATTCTGCACTCAGAATGGCATTCGCAGTTCCTGAAGCAAAAATTGTTACAATTGAACGCGATGTGGAACGTTACCAGCTAGCCGAGCAATATATAGATGAAGCCCGGAAAAAGGAGCAAATCCTCATCATAAAGGGAGATGCACTGGAAGTTGAGGAGGACGTCAAAAAACACGGACCCTATGATGCAATTTTTATCGATGCAGCAAAGGGGCAATATCAGCGGTTTTTTGAATTATATTCCCGCTATCTATCTGATGACGGTGTAATCATTACAGATAATGTCCTCTTTAAAGGCCTTGTGTGTGAATCTGATATAGAAAATAAACGTATCCGGAATCTGGTTAAAAAAATTGATATGTTTAATAAATGGTTAATGAGTCATCCTGAATATCACACAGTTATTTTGCCTGTTGGGGATGGCGTGGCAATTAGTAAAAAGAGGTGA
- a CDS encoding peptidase U32 family protein: MKKPELLVTPTRVEDIEQLVSAGADAFVVGEQRYGLRLAGEFTREDVKKAVEIAHKHEKKVFVAMNALFHNDKVPELEDYISFLKEINADAVIFGDPAVLMAARSAAPDMKLHWNTETTATNWYTCNYWGRKGAKRAVLAREINMDAIIEIKENAEVEIEVQVHGMTAMFQSKRSLLGNYYEYQGKALEVENRKQEKNMFLHDKERENKYPIFEDENGTHIMSPNDICIIDELQEMIEAGVDSFKIDGVLKSPDYIIEVTKLYRKAIDLCVEDPDQYDEIKDGLLAEIEEIQPANRKLDTGFFFKETVY, translated from the coding sequence ATGAAAAAACCTGAACTGTTAGTAACACCCACAAGAGTTGAAGATATCGAGCAGCTTGTGTCGGCTGGTGCAGATGCCTTTGTTGTAGGTGAACAGCGTTATGGACTGAGGCTTGCAGGAGAATTCACAAGGGAAGATGTGAAAAAAGCGGTGGAAATTGCCCACAAGCATGAAAAAAAAGTGTTTGTGGCGATGAATGCTTTATTTCATAACGATAAAGTGCCTGAGCTCGAGGACTATATCAGTTTCTTAAAAGAAATAAATGCTGATGCTGTTATCTTCGGGGATCCGGCTGTATTAATGGCAGCCCGTTCGGCTGCCCCTGACATGAAGCTCCATTGGAATACCGAAACTACTGCAACAAACTGGTATACATGCAATTACTGGGGCAGAAAGGGTGCTAAACGCGCAGTCCTGGCAAGAGAGATTAATATGGATGCCATCATAGAAATAAAAGAAAATGCTGAAGTAGAAATTGAAGTGCAGGTTCATGGCATGACAGCAATGTTCCAATCAAAGCGCTCCCTGCTTGGCAATTATTATGAATATCAGGGAAAAGCCCTGGAAGTTGAAAACCGCAAACAGGAAAAAAATATGTTCCTTCACGACAAGGAACGGGAAAACAAATACCCGATCTTCGAAGATGAAAATGGCACCCATATCATGAGCCCTAATGACATCTGCATTATAGATGAACTGCAGGAAATGATTGAAGCAGGTGTTGATTCATTTAAAATTGACGGGGTATTAAAAAGCCCGGACTATATTATCGAAGTCACTAAACTCTACAGAAAAGCTATTGATCTATGTGTCGAAGACCCGGACCAATACGATGAAATAAAAGATGGCCTTCTTGCTGAGATTGAAGAAATTCAGCCGGCGAACCGAAAGCTTGATACTGGGTTCTTCTTCAAAGAAACCGTCTACTGA
- a CDS encoding U32 family peptidase has protein sequence MAAVKEKISEIVNGKRVIVKKPELLAPAGNLEKLKIAVHYGADAVFIGGQEYGLRSNAGNFTFEEMKEGVEFAKKYGAKIYVTTNIFAHNENIDGLEEYLLGLKEAGVAGIIVADPLIIETCRRVAPEIEVHLSTQQSLSNWKAVEFWKEEGLERVVLARETSAEEIKEMKEKVDIEIETFIHGAMCIAYSGRCTLSNHMTARDSNRGGCCQSCRWDYDLYQLEGENEVPLYSEGVAPFAMSPKDLKLIESIPRMIELGIDSLKIEGRMKSIHYIATVVSVYRKVIDAYCADPDNFKIKQEWLEELDKCANRETAPAFFEGVPGYKEQMFGNHSKKTNIDFVGLVLEYNPDTKIVTLQQRNKFQPGEEVEFFGPEIDNFTQVIDKIWDEKGNELDAARHPLQIVQFKVDKPVYPNNMMRKEL, from the coding sequence ATGGCAGCGGTAAAAGAAAAAATTTCCGAAATTGTCAACGGCAAAAGGGTTATTGTAAAGAAGCCTGAATTGCTTGCTCCGGCAGGAAACCTTGAAAAGCTGAAAATTGCCGTCCATTATGGTGCAGACGCCGTGTTCATCGGCGGACAGGAATATGGCCTCCGTTCGAACGCAGGCAACTTCACTTTTGAAGAAATGAAAGAAGGCGTGGAATTCGCCAAAAAATACGGAGCTAAGATTTATGTCACAACCAATATTTTCGCACATAACGAAAATATTGATGGTCTTGAGGAGTATTTGCTGGGCCTTAAAGAAGCTGGAGTAGCAGGAATCATTGTAGCAGATCCGCTTATCATTGAAACCTGCCGCCGTGTTGCCCCGGAAATAGAAGTTCATTTAAGCACGCAGCAATCCCTATCTAACTGGAAGGCAGTCGAGTTCTGGAAAGAAGAAGGCTTGGAGCGTGTCGTCCTTGCGCGTGAAACAAGTGCGGAGGAAATAAAAGAAATGAAGGAGAAGGTAGACATTGAAATTGAAACCTTCATCCACGGGGCAATGTGTATTGCTTACTCCGGACGCTGTACACTCAGCAATCATATGACAGCCCGTGATTCCAACAGGGGCGGCTGCTGTCAATCCTGCCGCTGGGATTATGACTTATACCAGCTTGAAGGCGAGAATGAAGTTCCTTTATACAGTGAAGGAGTTGCTCCTTTTGCAATGAGTCCGAAAGATCTTAAGCTGATTGAATCAATTCCACGTATGATTGAACTGGGAATCGACAGCTTAAAAATAGAAGGACGCATGAAATCTATTCATTACATTGCAACAGTAGTCAGCGTGTACCGTAAAGTGATTGATGCCTATTGTGCAGATCCAGATAACTTCAAGATTAAGCAGGAATGGCTTGAAGAGCTTGATAAATGTGCAAACCGCGAAACAGCTCCTGCTTTCTTTGAAGGGGTTCCTGGGTATAAAGAGCAAATGTTTGGAAATCATAGCAAAAAGACGAATATCGATTTCGTCGGGCTTGTGCTGGAATACAATCCGGATACAAAAATTGTTACCCTTCAGCAAAGAAACAAATTTCAGCCTGGAGAGGAAGTTGAATTCTTCGGTCCTGAAATTGACAATTTTACACAAGTCATCGATAAAATATGGGATGAAAAAGGCAATGAGCTGGATGCAGCGCGCCATCCGCTTCAGATTGTTCAATTTAAGGTTGATAAGCCGGTATACCCTAACAACATGATGCGAAAGGAGCTCTAA
- the udk gene encoding uridine kinase — MKRKPVVIGVAGGSGSGKTSVTKAIYDRFKGHSILMIEQDYYYKDQTHLPFEERLKTNYDHPLAFDNDLLIEHIESLLRYEPINKPVYDYAMHTRSEEVIEVEPKDVIILEGILILEDERLRNLMDMKLYVDTDADLRIIRRLFRDIKERGRTMDSVIEQYVNVVRPMHNQFIEPTKRYADIIIPEGGHNYVAIDLMVTKIQTILEQKSFL, encoded by the coding sequence ATGAAACGCAAACCCGTTGTAATTGGGGTAGCCGGCGGTTCCGGCTCAGGTAAAACGAGCGTAACCAAAGCGATCTATGACCGCTTCAAAGGGCACTCAATCCTTATGATAGAACAGGACTATTATTATAAGGATCAGACTCATCTGCCTTTTGAAGAAAGATTGAAAACGAATTATGACCATCCGCTTGCATTTGATAACGATTTGCTAATTGAACATATTGAAAGCCTGCTGAGATATGAACCGATTAACAAGCCTGTATATGATTATGCCATGCATACAAGGTCAGAAGAGGTAATTGAAGTCGAACCAAAGGATGTAATCATCTTAGAAGGTATTCTGATCCTAGAGGATGAGAGGCTCCGTAATTTGATGGATATGAAATTATATGTAGATACGGATGCCGACCTGCGTATTATCCGCCGCTTATTCAGGGATATAAAAGAACGGGGACGCACCATGGATTCAGTCATAGAACAATATGTGAATGTGGTACGGCCAATGCATAACCAATTTATTGAGCCTACCAAAAGATATGCTGACATCATTATCCCAGAAGGCGGGCATAATTATGTTGCCATCGATTTAATGGTCACAAAAATTCAAACAATTCTTGAACAAAAGTCATTTTTATGA
- the greA gene encoding transcription elongation factor GreA, which translates to MATEKVFPMTQAGKEKLEQELEYLKSVKRKEVVERIKIARSFGDLSENSEYDSAKEEQAFVEGRITTLENMIRNAKIIQEEEMAGDIVGLGRSVTFVELPDGDEETYTIVGSAEADPFEGKISNDSPIAKSLIGRTVGDEVTVQTPGGEMNVRIVSIK; encoded by the coding sequence TTGGCTACAGAAAAGGTTTTCCCAATGACACAAGCAGGTAAAGAAAAACTTGAGCAGGAACTTGAATATTTAAAATCGGTTAAACGCAAAGAAGTGGTTGAACGTATAAAAATCGCAAGAAGCTTCGGAGATCTTTCCGAGAACTCAGAATATGATTCAGCGAAAGAAGAGCAGGCATTTGTTGAGGGCCGGATTACCACTCTTGAAAATATGATCCGCAATGCAAAGATCATCCAAGAGGAAGAAATGGCCGGAGATATTGTGGGACTTGGCCGTTCCGTTACTTTCGTAGAGCTTCCAGATGGAGACGAAGAAACTTACACCATCGTGGGAAGTGCAGAGGCAGATCCTTTTGAAGGAAAAATCTCAAATGATTCTCCTATTGCAAAAAGCCTGATTGGCCGTACAGTTGGAGACGAAGTTACTGTTCAGACTCCTGGTGGAGAAATGAACGTACGCATTGTTTCCATTAAATAA
- a CDS encoding penicillin-binding protein 2, whose protein sequence is MWRKRAVGWLIVSFMVLCFLMGRLIQLQLVSTEHFTGREINLLEASVRQRSQEMIIDAGRGNFLDRSGNPMTFENKSVLILFPFLARMEWDIKKISEITGASEYSLRHSVENAKEPFAFGIPEPIQLSFDQMEDINALKIPGVFAVEKKYSRSEKPASQLIGITGQNQNVLNERYPDKDLSSDTMIGITGMEKSFDEFLLPEGASKLVYHVDATGGPLFGIDVKYVEPANPFYPVNIKTTLDYDLQMVAEKLADQHGIKKGGVVLLDIETNSVLAMVSRPSINKDNPFDEESSGTVNHMIKQQIMGSVFKTVVAAAAIDHGLDDPKRQFDCSRKINGEPDLKYQHGMLNFNDSFARSCNNTFASIAKELKDINPDLLEEYAEKLSLMGPVSWQGDIYHFNDFKQLQDEEKGRVFLSEDAKKDSNFAGLTGIGQHEVRATPLAVANMMATIARGGEKEMVRVASEIEYKNSTSLIEFKKQKLEGDIIAPFTAMKLQRLLREVVINEEGTGRWFKELPYEAAGKSGTAETGIMSDGKQLHNKWFAGYFPYKNPKYALVAVNLEVTEDTGGVNPLFADIVKEIYNNNHKKENPPSGSADS, encoded by the coding sequence ATGTGGAGAAAAAGAGCAGTTGGCTGGCTTATCGTAAGTTTCATGGTCCTTTGTTTTCTTATGGGCAGACTGATACAGCTGCAGCTTGTTTCAACAGAGCATTTTACAGGCAGAGAAATCAATCTATTGGAAGCGAGTGTACGTCAGCGGTCCCAAGAGATGATCATTGATGCCGGGAGAGGAAATTTCCTGGATCGCAGCGGAAATCCAATGACATTTGAGAATAAATCTGTTCTTATATTATTCCCCTTCCTTGCAAGAATGGAGTGGGATATAAAGAAGATATCTGAAATTACGGGTGCTTCGGAGTATTCTTTGCGACATTCAGTTGAGAATGCAAAAGAGCCGTTTGCCTTTGGAATCCCAGAGCCAATACAGCTGTCATTCGATCAGATGGAGGACATCAATGCATTGAAAATTCCGGGTGTCTTTGCTGTTGAGAAGAAATACAGCCGTTCTGAGAAACCCGCTTCTCAGCTAATTGGAATTACCGGACAAAATCAGAACGTTTTAAATGAAAGGTATCCGGACAAAGATCTGTCTTCTGACACAATGATCGGCATTACCGGCATGGAGAAAAGCTTTGATGAGTTTCTGCTTCCTGAAGGGGCATCAAAACTTGTCTATCATGTGGATGCGACAGGCGGACCGCTGTTTGGGATTGATGTAAAATATGTTGAGCCGGCAAACCCCTTTTATCCGGTCAATATTAAAACAACTTTGGACTACGATTTGCAGATGGTGGCCGAAAAATTGGCTGATCAGCATGGGATTAAAAAAGGCGGAGTTGTCCTCCTTGATATTGAGACTAATTCGGTTTTGGCAATGGTGTCACGTCCATCCATTAATAAAGATAATCCTTTTGATGAAGAAAGCAGCGGGACGGTTAATCATATGATTAAACAGCAAATTATGGGATCGGTTTTTAAAACTGTGGTGGCAGCTGCGGCAATTGATCATGGTCTGGACGATCCGAAAAGGCAATTTGACTGCAGCAGGAAAATAAACGGAGAGCCCGATCTTAAATACCAGCATGGGATGCTGAATTTTAATGATAGCTTTGCCAGAAGCTGCAATAATACATTTGCTTCCATTGCTAAGGAGCTGAAAGATATTAACCCGGATCTCCTTGAGGAGTATGCAGAAAAGCTTTCATTAATGGGTCCTGTGAGCTGGCAGGGAGATATTTATCATTTTAATGATTTTAAACAGCTACAAGATGAAGAAAAAGGACGTGTATTTCTGTCTGAAGATGCAAAAAAAGATAGTAATTTTGCAGGACTGACAGGGATCGGACAGCATGAAGTGAGAGCCACTCCACTTGCTGTTGCCAACATGATGGCAACTATAGCAAGAGGAGGCGAAAAAGAAATGGTCCGGGTTGCTTCTGAAATAGAATATAAAAACAGTACATCTCTTATAGAATTCAAGAAGCAGAAGCTGGAGGGGGATATAATTGCCCCTTTTACTGCTATGAAGCTTCAAAGGCTGCTTAGGGAAGTAGTAATAAATGAAGAAGGGACCGGCCGCTGGTTTAAAGAACTTCCATACGAAGCTGCAGGTAAATCGGGCACTGCAGAAACAGGCATAATGTCAGATGGAAAACAGCTTCACAATAAATGGTTTGCTGGATATTTCCCTTATAAAAATCCTAAATATGCCCTTGTAGCGGTAAACCTGGAAGTTACTGAAGACACAGGAGGGGTAAATCCGCTTTTTGCTGATATTGTGAAAGAAATCTATAACAATAATCATAAAAAAGAAAATCCTCCATCTGGCTCTGCAGACTCTTAA